DNA sequence from the Coffea arabica cultivar ET-39 chromosome 11c, Coffea Arabica ET-39 HiFi, whole genome shotgun sequence genome:
TCACTGAACTTAGTCGCAAAGCCAACAACTAAATCATAACAGGTACCTTATTATCATTAAATGAAGCCAAGTATATACAGTTTAACTATTCTTCATAACTTTTTCAGGCAGACTATTATACTTACATTTTATTTACATATAATTAATAGCATATAAAAGGAGGTCTAATCCTCAGCTTACATCAGGAGATGccaagaaaaactgaaaaaaatataGAGTACTCAAAAAATAATGGGTAAATTACATTTACCGCCCtgtgatttaccctttttttacgtaacccccctatggtttcaaaagttatacataaccccctcatggtttggattaaagtgtcaaagtgacggaaatagtcactcgtaactGAACTTCTAAAAATATCGAAATTTCCCTTATAAATACGTGACACATTAACTccgtatgatttttatattttaccatataaccctcctatggtttaatactttaccatataacccccttatgattttcaaaatatacacataaccccccttgatTAATacataattttctattttacataagggtaattttgacattttaggtgacgccgttaccagtgactatttccgtcactttgacactttaatccaaaccataaggggattatatatagcttttgaaatcataggggggttatgtaaaaaagaGGTAAACCACAGGGGAGTAAAATATAATTTACCCAAAAATAATCATACAACAATAGAGTAAATTAAACAACTACTGCTTCTCAAATGACCTGGAAGAAATTCCTCATTCTGACTGACTCAACAACAGCAACAAGCACTTTCATAGGTGTAGACCTGGCAGATTGAAATGTTTCCCTAGCTAACTgccaattcaaaaaaaaaataaaattaaagttgATATTTTACGAAAAGAAAAGATATGTGAAAAGTCAAGATTGGCTAGTCTAAAATATACCAATTGTCAAATCTTTACTCCTTGACAGTGGTGGAGGAGGTAGAAAACTAATCAAGGAAGGGCAACATGTCAACTTTAGATGATTATACTATAAACAACGGTTCAAAAATACATAATAAATCATTAAGTGCTTAATTCTCTACAGTCAAATTTGTATTCGGTAAAGAAAAAACAATTACGATAATAAATGTTATATGCTCAACGTGAATTGTAGTGCCTTAGTGCATGATAAGGAAAACTAGAACAAAACGCGCTTTTCTGTGTACTTACTCAATGGAAGTTCCTCGCACGCCGAGTAGTCTTCCATGCTATCATTGCGGCAATTCTGTCACTTGCACTTTCGAGAAACTCGAAGTATGCATAGCGCCAAGACCTCTTGAAGAAAAGGATTGCCAAGAATCCCACGAGGCCGAGAGCAAAACCAGGTCCTATACCAGCATAAAACCATAACCAATCGAACTCACCATGATCTTTGTCATCAAGGATAGGATCATTTTCGGCTGGCGACTTGTTCTCCGGGCAGCTCCTTGGGAGTGGCTTGCCACAAAGTCCACTATTTCCTTCATAGATGGATGGATCGGTTAAGGTCTGAAGTTGATTTCCTGATGGTATTTCCCCTGAAAGGCTATTGTGTGACAAATTTAAGAAGCTCAATGAGTTTATTGTTGATAAGCTGTTAGGTATTGCACCGAAGAATTCATTCATTGATAGATCAAGCGTTTCAAGTCGCTTTAAGTTGCCAATCTTCTCAGAGATCCTTCCAGTCAAATGGTTGTGAGAAAGGTTCAAAGTTTGTAAACCAGCCAGATCCATTATCCCATCTGGGATCTCACCCACTAAATTATTTGTTGAGAGGCTTATGGATTTAATGAGCACAAGGTTCCCAAAGGAGTACTCAAGTTCATTTCCTCCCTTATAGTTTTGAAGGTTGGTGGTATCGTAAGTTATCGTGAGAATGCTTCCATGTTCACTTGATACCATCATTGAGAAGTTGTTAAAACAATGAGGAATATATCCTGTTAAGTTATTATGTGCCAGGTTCAGCACTTGAAGACTTGAGAGTAGGCAGAGCTTGTCAGAAATACCTCCATAGAAGTTATTTGACTGAAATCTTAGAAACATTAAATTTGATGACATTCCCCCAATCCAAGCTGGTATGGTATCCCTTAGTCCATTGTCGCCAATATCAAAAATTACCAAATTGCTCAGATGCTGCATTGATGACGGAAGCCTTCCAATGAATTTATTTCCATTCAAATGCAGAATCTCAAGTGCCCCCAAGTTACCCAGTGAACTTGGAATTTGACCGCACAGATTGTTATTTGCCAAGTTTAGGACCCACAAGAATTGCAAGCTGCCGAAGCACAGAGGAACTTTTCCGGAGAGAAGATTGTTGGATAGATCCAATTCTGATAAACTTTTCAACTTGCACAAGTCTTCTGGGATACTTCCTGTGAAACGATTACCACTGagtttgagaaaataagtagaTGCATCCATTTGGCCAACATAAGGCGGTGGAATCTCTCCAGTAAGAAAATTTTGTGAGAGATCTAAACTTGAAATATCCGAAGGAAATGATTTGAGAGATCCCTCCAATTTGTTGGAACTTAGAGATACAAATCGATAATTATTATTCTTCAGTTCTTTGAACTCCAACGGATTGCCAGTTAGGTTGTTGTTGGAGAGATCTAATGAGCTAATATCATAACAAAGCACTCGAAACCAACTGGGTATGGCATCTGAAATACCCGCATTGCTCATGTCTAACTCTTCAAACTTCTGCGTCCGAAGCCAACCTGGAAACTGGGGGCCTACTTTGATGGATGCCATTTCAAGTTGTTGGAGCTGAAAAGGAGGCACCCATGTGGAGCTCAAATTCAGAGTGAGGAAGCTATGAGATAGGAACAATGCCTGTAGCTCTCCAAGTTTCCCAAGCTGGTCTTCAGATAATACACCAGTTAATGAAGTGTAACTAATGTCCAATACTTGTAGCTTTGTTAGCCGCCCAAGACTGACTGGTATGGAACCATATAAGTTAAATCCGAACAAAGATAGTGCAGCTAGTCTTGAAAGCTGGCCTATTTCACTTGGTATTGACAATTGCAAATCATTACTACTCAGATCCAAATAAGTAAGATTGCTCAAGTTGCAAAGTGATTTGAAGAATGAAACATCAAAGCGGTTTCCCCATAGATCGAGGCGAAGAAGAGAGGTCATTTGCTCAAATAAGCCATGAACTGGATTAGACAAATTATTATCACCAAGACGAAGATCAAGGAGGCCTGTGAGATTACCAAGCCAAGCAGGGATCATGTGGTTGCTGAAATTATTTTCACCAAGgtcaaaggaagaaagagatgTGAAATTGGCTGGTGAAAGATGAGGATGGATAAAAAGATGACAACCAAACAAGTCTAGTGCTGTTAGTGAAGGAAGCATGCTAATTGCCCGTAATCCATCTTGAGCGGCACTAAGATTCACCAAGGATAGGACTAGGACTTCTAGAGAAGAGAGCCTAGCAACCCATCCGAGATCCTTAATCGTGGATCCACTTGATGATAATCCAATATCTAAATACCGTAAATGCGAGAGATTTCCCAAATGGTGAGGAATCTCACCATCAAATTTTGCATTGGAGAGATTGAGGTATCTCAAGTTTTTCAACAATCCAAGAAATGTGGGAACTTGGAATGTTGAAAAATTATTCACACTCAAATCCAAGTAtcgtaaattggtcaaattgacCAACGATGGAGTTAATTGGCCTCCCAAGCAATTTGTGCAGTGATAATCATCATCAGAATAGAGTGGCACCGTATTGCGCAGATCAAGTTTCAAAACACTGCCAGTGATTTTGTGGCAACCAACTCCTTCCCATGAACAACAGCCTTCTCCAATCCAAGATAACAGACGATTTGATTCATCTTTCAACTCATGTTTGAGTTGAAGAAGGGCACGTCGTTCACTTTCAATACAGGTGACATTTGAATGATCGGAAGCTTGCTTGCTGCTACCAAATGTGAACTGGCTAGTGATAGGAATAGAACTGAATAAGAAGAGTAGTAGGAAAGATGAAGAAGTACAAAGAAGATGATGCTCCATTGGATTTCTTTGGTATTACTGGTTTATTTGATATGGGAAGCTCAGATGGCCGGGTGGCCTTATTTATACATTTGCAAAAAGCATCACTTCAATGTTCTGTGTTTGTAGGGAGTAGGATGGAACTATACAAAGGTGATAAAATGACAACGACTTCAAGTCTTCGTGGGAAAAGTTGAAAATCTTGCGTGATTGTGGGAAAAATCATTGGTGACATACAAATGGAAATATTGATAGACTTTTATTTGGGTTGTAATTTGATTTGGACAGAATTAGTCTTTGGGGAAGAGTTGATAGTCATATTAGTCACAGCTGTATGCATGACTGAATGGCAATTATCccttaaacaaataaagtcaATAACTTCGCTTATATGTCATATGGTTTAGTTTCTAAATTATTTTCACACCTCCCTGAGtttgtgtccatttgaattaGATGATTGGGGAATATATACCAATGGAGAAAGAGAAAATACAGCATTTGGTAATATCTGAATTCTTACATCTACAACAACATGTATAAGcatgtcccaaaaaaaaaaactaaatactCTGTCTGATGGgagttgccctatttattccgTTGTAATATTCCCCTAATAAAAATCCTTTTGTCCCCTAAAAATACTCTGATAAATCACTCTATATAATTCAGATGTTATAGCACAATTGACAACGTGGCATACagtcaaatgaaaagaaatgtaATTAGCTAGAAACATTAGTGGAGTAACTTATATTACCAAGAAACTTGCAGATCGGTAGCCTGTCTCCAAAATATTGGATGGGTAAACCAACTCCTTTAAGGAGATAATATTACATACTACTCGAATTGTTTATACCTTCTGTAAGTGATATAAGATGCAATATTAGACAAGGATTGGATTGGATAGTAAATTCAAAAAGATTGTAAATAAGTTTTAGATTTAAAACTTctcatttataaaaaaaaaattaaagcaatatatgtatatatcaaTTAATCTTCATAttctgacagtgtatacattatcaatTGTAGATAACTGATAAGTATGCAAATTTTGAAACTGAAATCCAACTTTTATACATGTATCATCAATCTAACGATAATAAcatatacactatcagtatatataaaatttattatatatatatatatatatgtatagacACGATGCGTGGTCTTGATAAGGCGGTTGACATTTGCGAGGCATGGCCCGCAATTGTGCGGTAGGAAAAGCACGATGACTTGAAGTCTCTGTGGAGCACCCAACGATGGCTTCAGTGACCCTAAACGATACATCCATCACCATCTAAATTGGTAGTTGAAGCACCGAACGATGCAAAATCATATATGATAGatataaatattaaaacaaaatatGTAGATGGTACGATAATAACATGAGAAAACATAATAAATTTTATCACCGAATTAAAATATGTATCATCCATTTAATCTATCTTTCTAATTTTGAACTAACTCGTTAGCCACCACCATATATTAACTATACTATGCGATCACTATTACGTATGATTGCGTAGAATCTAAACCCCTTTTTTAGCGGTAGTATAGATTAGTTGGATGTTTAATATTATATGATACCGTTATTCAACAAGAAATAATTGCGAATTACACCTCAATAATAAGCAGATAATTCACTTTGAATACAAATGACACTTCAACAATAAGCTTTTTCAGTCAATTCAATGGAATTTCCAACAACTACGGTTATAAATGTTTGTCAAAAATTGCTGGTAAGACGATATTGATGACTTATGGAATGTCTCTTTGAGTGATGCATTCCTTCATCCATTTGTATTAGAATTGTTGGCATGGTTGGCTTAGTCCACCACCAAGAACTAGTCAAATACTGATGACTCACAAAATATGATCCACAAACTCTATTAAGCAGATAATCTTGCAATTTTTCTTCATAGAAGTGGAcgagtacaaaaaaaaaaaaaaaaaaaaaaaacaaactttgTTTCATGAAAACTCTTTACAATATTTACATGGATCTATAGTTCTTTCATTGGTGAAAACCTCGTTTAATATATTAAACGAGACTTgataaactctttttttttttacttgtaagCAAAAAAACATTTTGGTGGTTTTCAATCTGTAAAAAGCTTGAagctaaaagaagaaaaatgatacATCAAGAATTTCAAATGCACGTTCAAATTTAGGAGAAGCAAAAAATTCCTGAATAAATTGCTTTCATGATCTTGACGTGCACCATTCCAAATTGGGTAGAAAATTCGCCGGCGTTCTGAGTCTGGCATCTTCAAGTCCACCCGTCAATTAAAGCCATGACCCACCACGGAAATCCTTATTTCCTTGTGGACAAAGTCGTTGGGGAAATATTTTGTGTTGAATTAACGGAAGTTTTAATTCCCTATCAGTTGGTTGTGAAATTGATTTGTCCATTTACGTTACCACATAAATTGCCTTTGATTCTCTCTTTTGCgatctaaattaattatttaaaaaaacatGTTTGACAGGAAATTACCAAACCAATTGAAAATTTGTCCCAAACTAGACGGGTTGAGGTTAAAGAAGTAAGCAAGTAAACTAGTTTTCCACAGAATAACAAAATGTAAAGCATGAGGAACAAAATTAATGTTGCTTTGATGAGCATAGTTTTATTTAGTTAAGTATGGACAATCAAATAGCCTTCAAgattttataatatttttaacAGCGTTAAAATATTAGAACTCCATCTCTAAAATTTTAGGAATTTCTAAGCTTTAACAAAGTGACGATACAACATTTCTACTTTCTCTTCGTCTAATTGTCTTGCCGTGTTGCAAAAATAACACAAAGGGGCCATATGTCTAAAGTTCGACATTCTttcaatatctttttttttttatattttcttttcatttttttttatctttttcactCTCTTATATCTGGACTAGCCCTCAAACTCATTTGTGATCTTAgcaggagatttttttttttttattgatcgGCACTTGTTTACTCTAGACCTACTCCTACTCGGGCCATTGAGGAACCTCAGCAGGAGATTGGCTTTCAATATTTTCGTACGCCAACTGTGGAGAGCAAGAAATTTGGCTATATTTCAGCCTAGGCATGTCTCCATCGGAGAAAGAGCCATTTGCGTTTTAACTCATGATTGTTTGTGTACTTAAACAGTGGTTGGTTGGATTTAACTGGAATTTATACGTTCCTGTGTGTAAGCTTCATTTCCATAATCAATAAAAGTATATTTTGGCTATGAGATTATATATGTGAGCCGCATTTTGCGTTAAAGgctatataaaaattttcttgCTAATTAAGATCATAGCTATTGAATGAAGGACCAAGGAAAGGTTGAATTGATACATGAACGACCAAAGAGGTTATTGATATATTTTGCAGTTTATTTTTGAGGTGGAAGTATTGAATTTTTAGCATCTGCTAGGACCATGGCCATGTATCTAACAATGACCATTCAAAAGTTGCCGCCTACCTATCCAACTGGGAGTCTGACAATGGACCAAAGTCTACTGACAAGTAGCAACTTTTATGACAAAATGCATCATACAAAAGGTCAAAAAGAAAGTAATACTACAAGACAATTCTGAATTAATCATACATAGAAGGGTCGGCACTATTGATGATTAAAATAATTATAACAACATGATATCAACAAGCGGAGGTTGTTTGTATTTTATTGGATTTATTGTACCAATCAAACTTTTGTTGGAAACTTCTTGTTTGTCCTTGAAAAATTGTTTCTATAAGCACATAGTATGTCTTCTGGATGAATATTACTAATTTGACATGATATAATTTTCAACTTGCCTCAGAATTTGTAAACATTAAAATCTAGAGCTGCAATTGAAGGTTCTTAGGATAGTACTTCCGACATTTTAAATCACTTGTGAAAGTCCGACATAAAATGATTGTACTTTTCTAAGTTACTAGTACTGTAATAGTGAGTGTACGCATATTTGTTTAGTCAATTTATGGATTTTTTCttattaagaatgaatattCTCCTAGATTAGActaagaaattgaagaattactgaatctagaaaatttaagaaaatatggcacctatatatatatgtgtgtgtgtgtgtgtgtgtgcgcgcgcgCGCATGCGTGTGTGGTTCTATTGTTGTTTATCTCTTTACTTCTTTGAATCTAATTTTAAAATCTTAGCATCTAGTGCATCTTTTGACCATTTCAACCTGATAGAGTTTTTTctgaaatgataaaaaaaaaatggatgcaTAAAACATAGAGGTTTCAAGGAGATGAGGCTCATGTCCATTGTTTtagttcttcaaattcttgattttttcttttgagttaTTTGAATTCTTATTTTGCTCCATATACCAGATTATACCTCGTTTGTACAAGTACAAATGAGTTGTTTGTAGTTCTTGATAATATGgttttataaatgcataaaatggtttggtgattaaaaatttatattaatggattacatatatatatatatatatatcttgttgCTTTGATGCATATAGACATGTTGCTACTGTTTATGAACTTCATTAGTTGCTAGAATAGCACACAAGGTAGTTTTTGTTGGATCCATCCTTTATATTTAGGATCAGAAAAATATTAGCAAGATAAACTTAGAAGATAGTTGCCATATGAGGTTACTTACCCTTCCATAGATTGATTGAATCCTTATATGTAGTTGgccttttaattttcaaatgaGCAAACTTTACTTGATTCTAAACTGTAAACATGGTTACGTTTGGTTTCAGAACACCTGTAAGCTATTCCAATCTTTTAACTTTGTAATTGCATTTTTGACATTATGTGCTGCAGAAGCATATTGAAGTTTTCAATTCCTAGGAATAGCTCAAGCCGGCCAGAAATTAAGGCGACGGTCTATATAAAACTAGCTAATCAAATTGCAATACTTAATTCCCTCAGCCAAATTACTGATCTGAACTGCATTAAATAGCCTTGCGCTGTTCCATTGGCCATTGCCAAATCTACAAACCGAACATTCAGATTCTCTTTCATCAGAGGGCTCTACAGCTTTTACTGGTTCTGAAATGTCATCATCATCCCCCTTTGATCATAATGATCTCATGGACTTTGTTGTAAAACAAGGCAATGGGGTCAAGGGCCTTTCAGAAATGGACCTCAAAACCGTTCCTAGGCAATACATCCAACACCCAGAAGAAAGACTGGACAAGAATCAAGTAGCGCATGATGAGTCAATACCAGTGATTGATGTATCCAACTGGGATGACCCAGATGTTGCAGCATCCATCTGTGAGGCTGCATCCAAGTGGGGTTTCTTCCAAATCGTCAATCATGGGATCCCACTTGAGGTTCTTGACAATGTCAAGGAGGCTGCTCACAAGTTCTTTGAGTTGCCAACTGAGGATAGGAGGAAGTATCTCAAGGAAAATTCTCCTACTCCCACAGTGCAGTTGAGCACTAGCCATAGTCCTTCAGTAGAAAAGGTTCTGGAGTGGAAAGATGTTCTGATGCATTTTTATGTGCCAGGAGATGAGAGTACAAATTTATGGCCTCCAGTTTCCAAGTAAGCAAATAAGTTAGGAGTTTTTCTCATATCTATTTTTGGCTTTTCTTCATTAGCCAAGTGGTGAGCAAATGAATGTGATTAGTCCAACTacatcttttgaaaaaaaaaaaatcaatgggATAAGAAATTTTACTGGAAAAGTGAAATAGAACAATAGTTGAATCACCGAAgctcaaattttcaaaatcacaAAGACAACGTAAAAGcctgatatttttgaaaaatagagAGAGTGTTCACTTTTTCAGGGACAGGTATACCTAAAATTTAGATATAAGATCCTAAAATTTAGATATAAGATTAAGATTATATTGAGATTGATTTACATCAGAAACGCTGTCAATGATTTGTAGACGTCTGTAACTTACAGcattggtttgtttggattgcttcatatttccccaattttatttgcttacatcatctttacaattttcaatacacctttttatcttcccaatatctttttatctcacatacatcacatcacaaaaagtgctacagtaaaaatatcccaaataacttacaatccaaacagaccatAAGATATTTTCCTTGTAAAATTAGCCATCTAGACCACCTCTGTTTGATTCGACTCTTCTGTTTctgtttgatttgactcttctGATTTATTGACACATAGAATCTTGTCCTGTAATTCGGTCTAAACACACACTCTAATTTATTTCATAGAGATCAAGTTTTGGAACACATAAAGTGGGCTAAACCCGTAATCAGAAAGCTAATGGAAGTGCTGCTGAAGGGACTGAATGTGAAGGAGtttgatgaagaaaaagaatCTCTCCTGACGGGAGCCTGTACACTCAGCCTCAATCACTACTCTATCTGTCCGAACCCAGAATTGAGTTATGGAGTTGGCCCTCATTCTGATATTTCGAGCATCACTATCCTTCTTCAAGATGACGTGGGAGGTCTCTACGTTCGAGCAACAAGAGCTGGTCAATGGATCCATGTTACACCAATCCAAGGGGCACTCGTAGTTAACATAGGCGACACGTTGCAGATTGCGAGCAACGATCGATATAAGAGCATCGAGCATTGTGTGATTCCTAATGCAGCGGAAAACAGGGTTTCTGTGCCTATCTTTGCTTCTCCTAAAGTTGGAGGAGTTGTTGGTCCTTTGCCAGAAGTCCTGAAGAATGGAGAGAAGCCGATATACAAAGACGTTCCCTGGTCAGCGTACATGAAACACTTCTATAGCAAAGGACATGATGGAAAGAAGACAATAGAATTTGCTAAAATATGAAGTTCATCCCATAatttgtaaaataaaataaaataaaatctctCTGAAAGCATGAGTGAGTGAGTGTGTGCGCGTGTGTATGAGTATACAAGACATCTCTAAATATGGTGCACACTATGCAGTGCTGAAATTTTGTGTTGGTCAACTTAATTGCAAGCTGTGCAGTGAAAAATTATGGATACTTCAGTCATCTCTGAAAAAGTTATAGAAGATTTAGTCAAGCATTGGATTAGTTTCTTGATGTTCACTACTAGAATTTcagaataaaagaggattttCAGTCATTGCTCAAAATTAGGATATTAGAATAATTACATAGATTTATTATCTGGACAAATGTTATGCAACATATAATTCTTGAACAAtgagtgcttttttttttttttttttttttggaacaggaCATCAAGAATCTTTAACACCCCTGAAATATCACAAACTCCATTTCTATAACATTTTAGGAATATCAGTCCTTTGAAAGCAAATTTAAAGTATCAGAATCCAAATTTAGACTTCTTAAAGTATTACATTTAGGAATGTTCCCATTCAGAGTTGCGCCAACACTCATGATCTGGTCCTGATAGCAGAGCTGGTTGAGCTAAGGTACTTGGCTGCCCGGTTTTGTACAAAAGAAATCCCATCAGAAATTGCTAATCTCTGCAATCTGGAAAGTTTAATTGTGAAAGGAGGCTATTTGGCATATGGAAAGATTGAGGCATATTCATATCATCGGTGCTTTTTTCCGTTTCCCGCACTACAGTCAGGAATCTTTTGATAAATTGGAATGAGTAATTTGAAAACCATTTCTACTCTTTTTCTAAATCATGGAAGTAATGTTTCAACGATCATGTTGGGTAGGCTATCTGGGCTGCAGAAACTCAGATGCATATTTACAAAATGTTGGGATGATTGCAACAGCTTTCCAGAATTGAGCTGTTTGAGTCGACTTGAATCTCTTAAAGTTTGCTTCTCTGGTAAGGTTCACAGTCCTTCCAAGTTTAGCTTTCCTGCAAATCTCAAAAAGTTGATGCTATCAAGTTTTCAACTACCATGGAATGAGATCTCAGCCATTGGAAGATTTCCCAATCTTGAAGTTCTCAAATTATTAGACAGAGCATTTGAAGAGCAACAGTGGGAAATGAATGAGGGAGAATTGCAAAACCTGAAGTTCTTGAAATTGGATTTGCTGAACATTACAACATGGATTGTATCTAGTGAGCATCTTCGCAGTCTTGAGCAAATTGTATTGCACAGATGTAAACATCTTCAAGAAATCCCTTCAGGTTTAGGAGAAATTCCAACACTAGAGATTATTGAGATGAGGGGGTGCAGTCCCTCTGCCAAGAATTCTGTCAAGCTGATTCAGAAAGAACAGAGTGATTTAGAAAATGATCAGCCTGAAGTCCACATCTAAAAATTCACATTGGTCTTTCATATCTTCATTGAAGGTAAACTAGAGGCGCAATTGCATCTAAacatcttctctctctctctctctctctctctctctctctctcaaaatcTGTTGCTGCTATGCACACCATTGAATATTCTCTCAAATTTGTGTTTTTTGTTGTTGCAGGTTCTGTTGCTAAACCTGCTGTTCTCAGGTTTATCCATGCATAATTTGTATCAGAGATCATTCACATGCTTTTATCCAgccttgagaaatttcttcagtTGTAATACTAAAGCTCGACTCAATTAACATTCATCAAATACTCCTTGAACACAATTTCTAAGCTCCTTTTTGTTTCTGTTGTAAATCCTTCTGCAATGTAGTGTCATCTTCTCCTGGACAGTGATCCCTTCATCCCTCCAAAATGCTCAACATAATGGAAAAGAGC
Encoded proteins:
- the LOC113716386 gene encoding receptor-like protein EIX2; the encoded protein is MEHHLLCTSSSFLLLFLFSSIPITSQFTFGSSKQASDHSNVTCIESERRALLQLKHELKDESNRLLSWIGEGCCSWEGVGCHKITGSVLKLDLRNTVPLYSDDDYHCTNCLGGQLTPSLVNLTNLRYLDLSVNNFSTFQVPTFLGLLKNLRYLNLSNAKFDGEIPHHLGNLSHLRYLDIGLSSSGSTIKDLGWVARLSSLEVLVLSLVNLSAAQDGLRAISMLPSLTALDLFGCHLFIHPHLSPANFTSLSSFDLGENNFSNHMIPAWLGNLTGLLDLRLGDNNLSNPVHGLFEQMTSLLRLDLWGNRFDVSFFKSLCNLSNLTYLDLSSNDLQLSIPSEIGQLSRLAALSLFGFNLYGSIPVSLGRLTKLQVLDISYTSLTGVLSEDQLGKLGELQALFLSHSFLTLNLSSTWVPPFQLQQLEMASIKVGPQFPGWLRTQKFEELDMSNAGISDAIPSWFRVLCYDISSLDLSNNNLTGNPLEFKELKNNNYRFVSLSSNKLEGSLKSFPSDISSLDLSQNFLTGEIPPPYVGQMDASTYFLKLSGNRFTGSIPEDLCKLKSLSELDLSNNLLSGKVPLCFGSLQFLWVLNLANNNLCGQIPSSLGNLGALEILHLNGNKFIGRLPSSMQHLSNLVIFDIGDNGLRDTIPAWIGGMSSNLMFLRFQSNNFYGGISDKLCLLSSLQVLNLAHNNLTGYIPHCFNNFSMMVSSEHGSILTITYDTTNLQNYKGGNELEYSFGNLVLIKSISLSTNNLVGEIPDGIMDLAGLQTLNLSHNHLTGRISEKIGNLKRLETLDLSMNEFFGAIPNSLSTINSLSFLNLSHNSLSGEIPSGNQLQTLTDPSIYEGNSGLCGKPLPRSCPENKSPAENDPILDDKDHGEFDWLWFYAGIGPGFALGLVGFLAILFFKRSWRYAYFEFLESASDRIAAMIAWKTTRRARNFH
- the LOC113716995 gene encoding bi-functional coumaroyl CoA and feruloyl CoA ortho-hydroxylase F6H2-1-1-like, with product MSSSSPFDHNDLMDFVVKQGNGVKGLSEMDLKTVPRQYIQHPEERLDKNQVAHDESIPVIDVSNWDDPDVAASICEAASKWGFFQIVNHGIPLEVLDNVKEAAHKFFELPTEDRRKYLKENSPTPTVQLSTSHSPSVEKVLEWKDVLMHFYVPGDESTNLWPPVSKDQVLEHIKWAKPVIRKLMEVLLKGLNVKEFDEEKESLLTGACTLSLNHYSICPNPELSYGVGPHSDISSITILLQDDVGGLYVRATRAGQWIHVTPIQGALVVNIGDTLQIASNDRYKSIEHCVIPNAAENRVSVPIFASPKVGGVVGPLPEVLKNGEKPIYKDVPWSAYMKHFYSKGHDGKKTIEFAKI